One genomic segment of Novisyntrophococcus fermenticellae includes these proteins:
- the moaC gene encoding cyclic pyranopterin monophosphate synthase MoaC: MAEFSHFDEGGNAWMVDVSEKAGTRREATASGWISMSKECYQKVSLGTMGKGDVLGVARVAGIMGAKRTSELIPLCHILNLTKLSLDFVMDDDAHKIQAVCTAGCNGITGVEMEALTGVSVCLLTIYDMCKAVDKTMEIGEIHLEEKTGGKSGTFIREEHLPEKGQGN; the protein is encoded by the coding sequence ATGGCAGAATTCAGTCATTTTGATGAGGGCGGAAACGCCTGGATGGTGGATGTATCGGAAAAAGCCGGGACAAGAAGAGAAGCGACAGCCAGCGGATGGATTTCGATGAGTAAAGAGTGTTACCAAAAGGTGTCTCTGGGGACTATGGGAAAAGGTGATGTTCTGGGTGTGGCCCGGGTTGCGGGAATTATGGGTGCAAAGAGGACCTCGGAGTTGATTCCACTTTGCCATATCCTGAATCTTACAAAACTGTCCTTAGATTTTGTGATGGATGACGATGCGCATAAAATCCAGGCTGTATGTACGGCCGGATGTAATGGTATAACAGGTGTGGAGATGGAGGCACTTACCGGCGTTTCTGTCTGCCTGCTGACCATCTATGATATGTGTAAGGCTGTGGATAAAACCATGGAAATCGGAGAAATTCATCTGGAAGAGAAAACAGGAGGAAAAAGCGGTACTTTTATACGGGAGGAGCATCTGCCGGAGAAAGGGCAAGGAAATTAG